One region of Populus trichocarpa isolate Nisqually-1 chromosome 4, P.trichocarpa_v4.1, whole genome shotgun sequence genomic DNA includes:
- the LOC7487387 gene encoding uncharacterized protein At1g66480: MGNNIGGGNKAKVMLVNGETFKLKTPARAGEVVKDYPGYVLLDSEAVKHFGIRAKPLEPQQELKAKKIYFLIELPQIPEEKDPRSTRRVRSAIHMSAKERLENLMLTRRSVSDLSMVRPSSSQTSDGREPVQVKVRLPKAQVQKLVEESQDEVEVAEKLIDLYMGNSGGINGTDGHRHVHWKPELGNISESFKATNEKRVSFAQEEGETRLAVASP, encoded by the exons ATGGGAAACAATATAGGAGGAGGGAATAAAGCAAAGGTGATGCTGGTCAATGGTGAAACTTTCAAGTTAAAGACTCCGGCAAGGGCCGGCGAGGTCGTTAAGGATTATCCAGGGTATGTATTATTGGATTCGGAAGCTGTTAAGCATTTTGGGATTCGTGCTAAGCCATTAGAGCCTCAACAAGAATTAAAGgccaagaaaatatatttcctAATAGAGTTGCCTCAAATTCCTGAGGAAAAAGATCCTAGGAGTACTAGGAGGGTTCGGTCAGCTATACATATGAGCGCCAAAGAACGGCTTGAGAACTTGATGTTAACTCGGAGGTCAGTTTCTGACCTTTCGATGGTAAGACCATCGTCGAGTCAAACATCAGATGGGCGGGAGCCGGTTCAGGTGAAAGTTAGGCTGCCTAAGGCCCAAGTGCAAAAATTGGTGGAGGAGAGCCAAGATGAAGTAGAGGTGGCTGAAAAGCTTATTGATCTATACATGGGAAATTCCGGTGGTATTAATGGTACAGATGGGCACCGGCACGTGCATTGGAAGCCGGAGCTTGGTAACATCTCGGAGAGTTTCAAGGCAACTAATGAG AAACGAGTGAGTTTTGCTCAAGAAGAGGGCGAAACCCGTTTAGCTGTTGCCTCTCCTTAG
- the LOC7493553 gene encoding transcription repressor MYB6, whose protein sequence is MRKPCCDKQGNNKGAWSTQEDQKLIDYIQTHGEGCWRSLPEAAGLHRCGKSCRLRWINYLRPDIKRGNFGQDEEDLIIKLHALLGNRWALIAGRLPGRTDNEVKNYWNSHLKKKLINMGIDPNNHRLNQILPRLQAEPAAPVIAISTTTGSKNNVAASKPKNLSNGDSDRVSDTATCLEDEYESLVTQQAATSGSSSINIDLNIAAPASPGHRTTFGNKQQNCKLGKTSQVERDPSSLPTLLLFR, encoded by the exons ATGAGAAAACCTTGCTGCGATAAACAAGGCAATAACAAAGGAGCATGGTCCACGCAAGAAGATCAGAAGCTCATTGATTATATTCAAACTCACGGTGAAGGTTGTTGGCGTTCTCTCCCTGAGGCCgcag GTTTGCACCGCTGTGGCAAGAGTTGTAGGCTAAGATGGATAAACTATCTTAGGCCAGACATAAAACGTGGTAACTTTGGACAAGATGAAGAGGACCTCATTATTAAGCTACATGCTCTCCTTGGCAATAG GTGGGCATTGATAGCAGGAAGATTGCCAGGAAGAACTGATAATGAGGTGAAGAACTATTGGAACtctcatttaaagaaaaagctAATAAACATGGGAATTGACCCAAATAATCATCGGTTGAACCAAATTCTTCCTCGTCTTCAAGCTGAGCCTGCTGCTCCTGTTATTGCTATATCAACTACTACAGGGTCTAAGAATAATGTAGCTGCAAGCAAACCCAAGAATTTATCAAATGGTGACAGTGATAGGGTTTCTGACACAGCAACTTGTCTCGAAGATGAATATGAATCTTTGGTGACACAGCAAGCTGCAACTTCTGGTTCTTCAAGCATTAATATTGATCTCAACATTGCAGCTCCAGCTTCTCCGGGTCACAGGACCACTTTTGGAAACAAGCAACAAAATTGCAAGTTGGGCAAAACTAGCCAAGTTGAGAGAGACCCATCATCATTGCCAACTCTGCTTCTTTTTAGATGA